The sequence TAGTCGTCACGGCAGTCAACGCTGCGGAACAGCAACTCGTGCGCTACCGCTTCGTCATAGAATTGGCAGCAGAAGTCAGCAAGCAGCGCCGAATGATGGCGTACGGCGGCCATGCCGTGCGCTTGCTCTGCATAGATGATCATGTCGCTGCTGTCGCTGCTGTCGCTGTGGCCGCTCATTGCGCGCGAAGACGCGCGTGGCAGGTTCCACCACGCCGAAGCCGCCGGCATTGTTGGGCAAGATGCCCATCAGTTGTGGCGGTGCGCGCCTGGCTGGTCATCGCACGTGACGCACTTGATGTTGAAAAAGTCGTCCTTGGCGGCCACCTAGGACACCAGCAGAATCTAGATGCCGTCCTTTTTTGCCGTTCGGCGCATACATGAACAGCTTGCGGAAATTGCCCTGTCCCTTGCTGTCGTAGGTGGCCTGGCGCAAAATGTCCACGTCCTGGGTGTTGGCGCCGGCATAGGAAAGCGGAGCACCGACCGGCTGCGAACCGTCCTTGCCATACTTGCGGTGGAACAGGGGCGCCGCGTCGTTGAACCAGGCGATCGCAGCGCGCCATGCCGCTCTTGGTTATCATCCGGTTCCATCAGGTGAAACACGCGGCCCTTGGCGAACTCAGGCATGGCTTGGTCGCCGTCGATGAAGTAATCGGTATCGAGGTCGCCGCCGCGCCGCATGTACTTGGCCTGCGCATTGGCGCGACCGCCGGGCAGGTCGTCCACGTAGGCATTGCCGAACGTCAGGAAGTCCAGCGCCATGTGCTTGAAGGCCGCGCGCGACTGCTATTTACTGGGAATCCAGAGCGACAGCACGTTGGCCCTGAGGCAGATTTCGATACTGTGATGGACGCCGGCATTGAATAGTTTGATTCTGGCTGCCAGGTTAGTCGGCGGCGCAATAGTTACAGTCGATGAGCAGGGTAAGCCTTACGCCTTGGCATAGTTGGCGATGCCAAGATTCATCAAGATGCTGATGAGGACGAACATGGCAGGCAGCACAGCCGGGTGCTGGGTCCAGGGAATGACCAGCATGAGCACCATGGCGCATGCGGTCATGATCATCAGACAGGCGGACAGGCTGACGATTTCCGGGCTGTGCCGCATGAATTCATGTTTTTTGACCGAGCGGCGGATGATGCCGTCGATGCTGGCGGCGCCAAGCAGTATCCCGAACGGGGGCAGCCATTCGATCAGTGTCGCAAGGCGATAGGCGCCCAGGGCGAAGAGTCCGTTGAGCGAACGGATGTAGGCGTTGTCGAACATGCGGGTGCCGACTTTTGCCACTTCCAGCGTCACGGCAGCGGAGGGCGATGCTGGCGGCTTGTCCTGGATAATGAGCGGCGCGCGCGTCGGCTTGCTTTCAACGAACGCAAAGGTCCGCTCCAAGATGCGTGCCGCAGCACCACCTTCCCAGTACTGGGTGCAGACAGCATGCTCCACGCGGATCTGCTGCAGGAATTGCGCCGTGGTATAGGCTGCCGGAAGATATAGCACCAAAACCAGCATCAGACACAATGACACCGCGGCAACAATGCGGATAATCATGCGGCCTCCTCTGCATCTTCAGGGCCCGGATCGAGCAGCGTGCAGCGTCCCTTGATCAGCCGGCCTCCGGAAACAGAGGCAAAATACTGCAAATTGGGCAGTTTCCCCAGCATCGAAGGCGGAATCGCGTCGTCCAGTTCCTCCGTCACCTGCTGCGACGTCACGGAAGTGAAATCGGAGAGGTGCCCATCGGAGGCGGTGTTGCGCCCCACTTTCATGCTGTGGATACCGGTTTTTCCAAACGTCTCGCAGATGAATTCCTGCGTCGGCTGATCCTTGGAGCGGAAAGCGATCAAGTTGTTCAGGTTGCCCAGTGCCATCCTGGCCGCATCCTGGCTACCCAGGCGGTTCACCAGGTCCGAAATGGTTTGCATCGCCACGATCGAATAGATGCCACCCTCGGCGCCTTTGTTGAGTATCTCGATGAGCGGCTGATTGATCACGTTGGACACTTCGTCCGCCGCCAGGGTGATGCGGCGATAGCCGCCCAGGTTGTAGCGCATGCCTGAGCGCGCTGCCAGATCGGCCAGTGCCAGGGCGCCGATCGCACTGGCAACAGAGGGATCTGGCAGCGAGTCCAGGCACATCAGGAGGACATGCCCTCCCCGTTCGATCTTCTCGAAATTCATGATTGGCCGCTCGTCATCGGGATCAAAGGGATTCGGCGAGAGCGACTTGCCCAGGTCGCCCGAGGTGAGCATGGACAGGATCGGCAGCAGGTTGGCGGTAATCTTCTGGTAGTGCTCGCGGTTGTGGCGAAAGACGCCGACCTGGGAGTCAATGACCTTGTCGTGCTGCGCTTCCGGCAGGAGCAGCTCATAGTAGGCGACGAACGCCAGCAGGTCGGCACTGGCAGACGGGCTCGGCGCTTTGATCAGGCCACGGCTGGATTTGTCTAGCAGATGCGCCATGTCCGGCCGGCTGCGCCAGCCGGCGCCGAACAAGGTCTGGTAGTGCCGCCGTAAGCAGGCTTCCAGGATCGGTTCGATCCCGCCCTCGATGTAGCGCATTAGCTTCATCAAATTTGGACGCCGTTCCAGGGTGACCATGCCCTGGCACACCACATTGACGGCGTTCCAGGCAAATGCCGTGAAGGCGCCGGCCGTATCGGGTGGCAAGATCGATTCCAGGCGCGAGGCGATCTCGGTTGGCTTCTGCCAGTTGAACGTGAAGTCGATACGAGCGCTTTTTTCTGGAAAAGCGGGATGAAACCAGAGAAAGGTGTCTGGATCGCGATAGTCGTGGCAGGCTTGCATCACAATGCGCTTGAGGCGCTTGGAATTTTTTGGATCGAGGATGATCACGACATCACCGCGTTTGATGGCCTGGGTCAGCAAGTTGCCCAGCATGACGCCCTTGCCAGCCTGCGTGGTGCCGACGATGACCGTGCCACCCTCGAAGTTTTGCAGCGGCCGGTACAGTGGTTGTTCCACGGGACTGACGCCATGCAGTATCGGCAGGCCGATCTCGGCATCGGGCTGCGGCTGGATCACATAACTGCGTCCAATCGCATAGCCCAGCACCTTCTGCACCAGCGGCGAGATCAGGTAGTCCTTGTAGTCGATCTTCGACAGCTCGTAGAGGCGCTGCGAATGCACCGGCGTCCATTCGAAACCAAAGCCCAGGAAAAGCTGGTCGTCCTGCTGGATGTATTTTGCCAAGGTCCTGGTACTGATCATTTCCATGGCGCGCCCTGACAGGGCGGCGCGTACTTTGACGATATGCAGGCCCTGCCGCATGCGGATAGAGGCCATGAGCAACGAGGCCGCGGCAGAACACAGGCCCAGTTTGACTGGCATGCCATCCGGTGTCAGGTAGACGAAGGCCGCCGCTGCGGCCGTCCATGCCGCGCTTGCCAGCAGCTCCGACGGCCGGCGCCACGGCATTTCGTATTTGCGCAGCAGCATGGGGTCACTCCTCGGCGCCAGGATCGTTGAAATCCTCGACATGCAGTCCGTTGACGTATGCCGGCTTGAGGACCACGCCTGGAACGGTCTTGCCGCGAAATGGCAAGTCGGTGGTTGCCCCCTTGCCACGCTGGCGTACCAGCATGCCGAGTTCTGTCATGCTGCGGATGGCGGTCTGTATATCGATCTGGCGTTGCGCCAGCTCACCGAGCGGAACGAAAATTCCCTCCGAGGTGGTCGAACAGGCCATCCGCGAGACCGGCAAGTTCAGGGTATGGAGGACGTCGGCCAGCGCTTTCACCAGCGCCGGGTGCATGCGCATGGGCGCGGCGAAAGACAACACCTCGATCTCCCGCCCCGGCAAGTCATTCTGACCGGCAGGCATTGCCTCCACTGTCCCGGCTGGCGGCGGCATGTCGTCCATACCCTCCGGAACATTTTCTCTGCCGGGCTCGATCCCGGATAACAAATCCTCCTCGCCGGCTGTTTTATTTCCAGATGTGATTGGCACCACGGGCGCCGGCGTGGGTGCCGTGTTATCAGCGGCGAGCCGTAAATGGAGAACTGGCGCACTGGCCTTCGTCGCACTCGATGGAGACGGTTTCGGACGCTGTGCTGATCGTTGCGCCACGCCCGGAGAGGGCTCGGGCGCGGGTGGCGCAGGCGGACGGGAAGTTTTGGCCATCACCATCAATGGGATCGCCAGCGGCACCGGTTGCGGCACCATGCCTTCGAAAAGCAAGCCCGGGCTATCGAGCTTGACCGCCTCCAGCGCGCTGACCACGTTGGGTGGTTTGATTAGCCAGGTGAGCTGCACTTCGTCCTGCGGCTGCGCGATGCCATTGGCCAGCAGGATGTCCAATACTTCGCTGGCCGATTGGGGCAGCCCCGGCAGCAATGCTTCCTCCAGGACCTTGAGGATGTCGGCAACCGCGTTTGGCCAGATGATGAACACCCCGTCAGGGCCGAACCAAACGCGCGATTTCTCGCCATTGGGTACCCATCCGGGATGCGCGTCGACCAGCTCCTTCATGGTGTCGAGAAAATAGCGGCCCAGATGCAGCGCGGGTTTCAAAACCCCTTGTACTCGGGCGCTTTCTTGCAGATCCCTATCGATGACAAAGGCGGCGGCCCGGCGTACCAGCTCGTCGAGCAAGTTGTGCTGCTGCCGTGTCGTGCTGCCGCTGATCGCGGCGAGCATGTGCGGCACCACCACGCTGTTACCCTCTGCCAGATACGCCATGGTCTCCGGGGTGATGATCATCGGCAGTGCAAACAGGCCCGCGGAGCGTGTTTCCTGCATGCCGGGTTCCCAGCGCACCACCAGGTGTCTTGCCTTGCGCCGTGCGGCCCACTGTGCCAACGGCATGAGGAAGGGCTGCCATTGCTCGCCATGCTCATCGCAGACTCTGATATGGCTCAGTGTACGGTACAGGTCAGCGCACAGACCGGCGATAAACGTGGCCCGCCGCCATCGCGGCTCCAGGTGTCGCCGGGCCGTAATGGTCGCGCGCCCTTCAAAAATCTGGTCATCGGTGGCCTGCAGCGCAAAGAACGCCGTCCTCAATCCCAGGTCGACCATCCCCCCGCTTGCGCAGAAGTGCTGATTCGGCGTCGCTGGCAAGTCGAGTACATAGTCGACGAACTTCCGGATCGGTGGAATGAGTTCTCTCTGGAATGTTTCGTGATCACTGCCATATGACAATTTGATGCGTTGAATGAACGCATGCTGGCTCTGCATGATCTCCTCTGCGGAACGCATGGCCATGCCCTCATGCTGGCGGTGCGGATCAGCAATGCTCTGTTTGGGATGCTGTTGCGGAGTAGTTCCCCATTGCGCTGCCGTGCCGCAGCGCGGATCACGGCGCAAGATCGATTGGAGCCAGGCGGGCAGGTGCATGATCATTGGTTCCTTCTTGCATCAGCATGGGGCCGTTGTCCATGGGAGCGATCTGTTCTGAGGGCTAGGCATGGCCGGTGCGCCGAAGGGCATATTCCGCCGCGAGATCCGGCTGCTGCGCCTGCAGGGCATTGGGCGGAACCGGTTGTGGGAAATGCCGGCGAATGCGCGGATCTGTCGCATAGGCTTTGACCAGATGGCAGAAGACGCATGGATTATTGCAACTCATTACATTTTTTCGATGGACAATATATTGAGAGGTACAGTGACGACATGTTTTCAGTAGCAGCGATGGCGAACGCTGCGTCCAGATGCCTTTTAAGTGGCAGGCCAATAAAAATGCACGGTCAATCGATACATATGGATCACGTCGGCATCGTTCTGAATACAATTTGAAACTATCAATTAACGCATTGCCTGGCGTATAGCTTGCTCCAAAGTCATTGAGTTCACAGACCTGCATGAAAATGGCGGCAAACATGCAGGCGTCTGCCTTGGCCATATTGTTCGTCCGTTCATACCAGAAAATCGCCGAAGCAATTCCCCTCCCCCGCCGCTCGCCGGACTGGTCGTACAAGAGACGGCGCAGGACGGTCATGCTCAACCCGCTGACACAGGATGCGGTGCCAATGGTGGCGCCCAACTGCGCACAGGTATCGGCAAGAATAAACGCGTTGATATGGCGATTCACCTGAATATGGCCCATGACGCACCTCCTTCATGAAGACATCGCCATGCCCGGCTCCATCCTGCTGCCGGGCGGCACATGCTTGCGTACCGCAGACAGGATGCTGGCCAGCCCTGCTGGGGCATCGAGCAGCTGAAGCAGGTCGTCACGCGGCAAGAACAGGCTTTCCCCCGTCATGTTGGCGGCGATGGTCTGGATGTCCGTGAAACTCATCTTGAGCAAGCGCGTGCACTGTTCCTTCGTGAGCCTGAAGCTGTAGGCAGTCGCCGCAGGGTTGGTTTTGAGGTTGGAATGAATGAGCGTCAATAACTGAAAATTCATCCATTGCACACTATTAAAAACGTGGTCGTTATCCATGGTCGTCCTCAATTTTTCCATATTGAAACTGAAAAAGGTAATAACTTTGGTGGCTGCCAGAAAAATTAGCAATCTCATCTATTAAATTATTTGCGATGAATAATTCGTGCGGCTATTTAATTTTTAGGCTACACCACGAAAAACGTGGAGTCAATAGCAGATGCTTCTTTTGATAGGAGAGAGAGAATATGGGAGGTGCGACTTGATTATAATTATTTTTGTGGTAGCTCTCGAAATGTGACATGTATTTAGTGATGGAATGAAATAGCAACTGCTGCAAATGCCTTACAAATAAATTGGCTCCGCGATTTTTGACTCTGGGGAGTAGCACTAAAATGAATACGCTGAAAAAAATTGTACCGTTGTCAAAAGAGACAGCAAGCACTGTCGAGATTGATCTCGTGCCAGGTTTTCGCAACAGGTTAGGTGTCGAGCTTGCAAAATTGAATATTCCTGTGACACAACGTCAACGTTTTCTGAGGGACATTACTGGCCGCGCGCTGCAGACGGTCAGCCGCTGGATTGAGCCGGGAATGCCTGGCCTGCCGGACTTGCGATCGCTGGCCATCTTATGCATTCAGTTCGGCGTGGACGCGAACTGGTTGCTCGGACTGACCAAACACCGCACTGCTTTTCTATTTGATGACCTGGCAGAAGGTGTCTCCGAACACTTAGCCGGCGAGCGTCAGAAGCGCCCAGACTGGATCGGGACCCTGATTGCTGAAACTACCTCTAACTTGCACGAATGGCAGGTGCATGTGATGGCGGGCGATGATATGGCGCCCTTGATTAATCCAGGCGCCGCCGTTTTTTTTGACATGATCGACACGCCTACGGATGTCAACGGTACCTATGTGCTCGACTATCTGGGGCGGATGCTGGTGCGGCACGTTGACGTGCAGCTCGGACGCGATCTTCTGTTGCGATGCGAGAACACGCGCTATGCGCCGATTAGCATCCCGCGTCCCTTGGCTGGCTTGACGGTCATGGGAAAAGTAAAACTGGTGTTCAATCCAGTGCACTTCTGAACCGCCCGGCGGCCCAGACAGAGTGGGGGCCTGCGCAGACGAGCTGGGGGAACCGCATTCGCTGGCGGTGCGGAGGATAGTGTGCGTCCACGTGCCGACCATGCACCTCGGTGGCGGCCACCATGGTTTATCTTGGTGCTAGCAGACAAAGCGGACGTGGATATCCTGGCAGCGGGACGAGAGTACTGCGCGATAACAAGAAGAATTGTTATCGCGCAGATAGGTGCGGTTAAGCTGCAGCCGCAATGGCTTTCCACTCAGGCGGTTCGAAATCGAGCATATGCCCGCCGAATTCCTCAAATGCAGTAGCGCGGTCATAGTCGGCAATTTCTTGCGAGTAGCCCGTTACGGCGTTGACAAGTCCATAGCCGGATAGCGAGCCGCCTTCAACCAAATAACGCAATACCCCGCCACGCTCATCATCATTCAAGGAAAACCGTTTGGCCAGTACCTCCACCGATCTGACGGGGTCGCCGGTCAATTTGATGCCCATGGTCTTCTGCATTTTGGCGGAGATCAGCTGGAAGGTCGCTGCCGAGACTGCTGCTTCGACCATGTCCCGTACCTTCAGGAATAGAGCATGGTCGTGGGCCTTCAAGGTGTCGTCCTGAAATACGATCACATGATCCTCTTCGCTGATCATCTTACGTCCCAGGTGCGTCTTGCGCATCGAGCGATCTGCTGCAATCAGGCCGTTCTTGCACACCAGGCGATAGATGAGTGGCTCGACACGCAATTTGGCGCTGCCTATTTCCGAATTGCTCACCACAACACCCGCCTGTATCACGTCGCCAGGGGCGACTTCGCAGCAGATCTTGCTGGTCACTACTTTCAGGTACAGCCGTGACTCCGTTAGTTCCAGCGATTCAAGGCGTGCGCCAGGCAAGCGGTCGAGGATCGGTAAAATGTAGTTTGCCAAATCCCAGTGGTCGATGCGGCGATACCGATCGGTCAGGAATGCACGTGCCCTGCCATCGAGCGTGCGTACTAGACGGTTGATATGGGGTTGTGCGTGCAGCCAGGTATTCACGTTGCGGTCGAGCAGCACGGGCTTGTCCTGACGCATGCGTTCAAAGTAGCCATGCGGAATCGCATGTTTATCGGCGATCTGGCGCAAAGCGAACGCATTGACGGGATATTCGTGCGCGCCATCGGATTCGTCAATCAATAAAGTGCATTGTCCAGTCATGCTGGTGGACAGGCGCATCTTCATCGACGGTACGATCAGGTCTTTCTTGCTGGCCAGCTGACGTTCAAGTTCAACAGCTAGATTTTTCAGGGTGCGGCCTTCTCTCATGATGATCTCCTAAAAAAGGCGGAGATGCACCCGGGCGGGAACATCCCCGCAGGGTGACAATAGAAAGTAGTCAATTACTTGGACGCATTGTGCGGCGTCCATTCGCCCGCCGGCATTGCCGGTGGCGCCTGCAGCAGACGTGATACTTTACGTTCCGGTAAGAATCCTATCGGAGGATCACGCTGCCTTGCTGTTGCAGCACAATGTGGCTGCAAACACATTCGTCCAGTCAGATCCTGGTGCTTTGGGAACAAACACCTCCACTTCGATGGGCGTCGTACGGCGAGCCTTTTTCAAGCGCCGCGCCAGGAAGTAGGCCGATGCCTGGCCATCAAAGCAGCTATCTGCATCGTTGTCGGCGTAAATTCGCAGCTTGATGACCGAATCAGGGATCCATATCTGCTCCAGGTTGCCGGCCGTCAGCGCCGGCCAGACTGGTGGTCCGGTGCGCTTGAGCACCGCAATGCCATTCTCGATGCCTTCCGACACCGACAATTCAGTCGTGGGCTCTCCCAGGCGGACCGCTGAGCCGAACCAGGCATCGCCCAGCAACTTTTTCGGTTCGTCGACAGGGGCTTTCGCACCATTTTTCAAGTAGGTGCGGTGTAAAGCCACGATACCGCCATCCTTTCCCTGCAGGCAGGCCACCATAGCCGGGAAATCGGCGACATGCACGTACTTGCCTGCCGCACCGTCCCTCACAAAATACGGCAGCGCTGGGTGCAAACGCAGCGTCGCTGGATAGTGCTCCAGGGCGATGCCGCGATTGGCCAGGTAGCGGTCAACCTCGTCACCTGTCCGGATCGGTATGGTTTCGCTCCAGACTTTGTTCCGGCTTCGCCGGGTATCGTGGACCGCCCGTTGCGCTGCTCCACCGGGAGCTTCTTCGGGAAGCACGTTGAGCACGCGCTCGACGGTGCGTAATGTCTCACCAGCGCTGATGCGTAGCCAATGCTGTAGCAGCTTGAAGCCGCCGCCGGCGCCGCAGTGCCGGCAAAAATAGTTTCCTTCACCAAACTTATCGGTGTACTGAAAACGATCTCTGCCGCCACAGCCGGCGATGGGGCACGGGCCATTGCGGTGATTTAACAGCCGCTCGTCAACGCCACATTGCGCCAGGATCGACGTCCACCGGCCATGTGCCAGCGGCAGCATCCTGCGCATTCTTTCGTCAAATTCCTCTTTCCTCATCATCTCCTCCATTGATCAGCACCCCTGCAGCGAAGCGCGACCGGCGGGGTCTGCACCCCGCTTGTGGATGAAATGGGTTAATCGGCGAGCCTTGGCGTGAACAGCTTGCCGTCGTGCAGTGCGCTGCCGATGATGTGTTCGGCGGCTTGCTGGTCCGTCACGTAGTGCACTTCGTTCGCCGCACTGCTGTCCACTCTCCTGATCTCGAAGCCATTGCCTTCGGCATGGATCACAAAGGCCATGTCCCGGCGCCTCCCTACAAAGAAATCCCGGCCTGAATGTCCGGATACCACTTCCCATTCCTTGACGAGATACGACAGATCCGCCATCGCTGTGACGCGAAGCATGCGGCTACGGATTGTATTGACATAGTTGGATGCAGTTTTCACATTCATCTCCTTTCATTCGTAATAAATGGCAATGGTTGTTGGCTTGACTGAGCCCTGCTCCCCGAGATGTGTCCATGTGTCAGGAGAACAGGTCACTCTGGACGGCAGATTGCTTGATCTGCTGGTTGATCCATTGCGGATTTTTTTCCAGCTGGTGTGCAACCCAGTCAGGGTGGTGCAGGATTTCGGACTGTATCCAGGCCGGATAGTGGTGCAGCGAAGTGCTGAACCATGCCTTCAACTGATTGAGAATCCAGCTGCGAATGTCGTCAGCGCAGAGCTTGCCGAAGTAGGCAGTAGGAGAAAGCGGACTTGTTCCCACCACTTCCAGGCAGCTGGCAAAGGAAAAGGGCATCCGGTCGTGTTCACGATCAGTAAAGATCCACCGCAGCAGCTCAAATTTCTCTTCCAATGGTGCAAGTGGATCGCGAAGCCCGTCGATTTTCGTCAGGAGCAGCCAGTGCAGGTCGACCACTGCTTGTTCATCCCACTGTACGTCAGCTTCAGCATCAATGGATCGCAGCAATGCCTGACTATTCAGATCGCTTTGGCTACCTTGGTCGATCTGAAACATGTCTGGCTGTGACAGGCTGCGGCCGGATTCGGGTGTCTGGCCGGAATGAGTAGGTGTGCTATGCATGATTGCCTCCCATGAAAAGAGGGACAATCAATCCCCCGGGATTGTTTGTCCCTGGGGGTGAAAGAATACCGGCGGAGCCGGCAATGACAAGACTGGCTTAGAGATGCGGTGCGAACCGCAATGACGGGCTGCCAGCTACCGTCCTACAAACCTTTTGACGCGCGCATGAAACAGCGATGCGGCGCGACGAAAGGCCTCAAGATGGAAAGGATGGCGACAGGAGGACAGTGGTGACGCGACAGCGATCGAAAGACAAAGTGAAGGCACTGCGCGCAAATATGGTGGCTCGCCGATGCTTGCAGGGCCAGCTGCTGCTGAACTATTTGTAATGTAGGACACGTCATTGGTGAAGTCAAATTCGGAGCGACGAAAAGCGTACGGGCGGTGCGTGTACGTGTGTGTTTGCAATAGGATAGTCCACGCGACTGCGATTACGGGAGAACCAGACAGGTCAGAATCTGCGTGCTGACGTATGGTCACCAAGGCAATATCTTGACCTACTCACGTTAAGGAATGGTAATGCACCCATGGAGCGCGCAGCGCGCTGCATGCTGGCACCGCGATGCCGGTTGCGGCCATAGTGGCCGCTTTTCCCGGTGTAGTTGTCAACACTCTGTGCCACATCGTCATGGCCGCGCGCTGCAACGGCCACTGTCGGCGTGCAGACTGCCAGCTTCCGCATCACTCGGAAGCAGTACCTGCTTACTGTCTTTGTACGTCAGCCTCATGGGACTGCCGGCTCGACTGCGAAGAGCTCCTTAGCTGATTCACGCTGTCGCGAATGGCTGCTTCGGCAAATCCCATCAGCCAGGCATCGCGCAGCTCAACCTGGCAGCTGAATAGGCGCGGCACCTGGTTATTGCCGCGCGCGTAGTCGTCAAAGCCGATTTCTTCAGCGCGAAATAGCAAAACACTCATGCGTTCATACCGGTGCTGTGCATCGTATTGCATGCCCAGCGCGCGGCAATAGCCTTGATAAATCAATCTGATGGTGATACTCAGAACCTCATCCATTTTATTGCTCCTTAATGCATATGCCCTGCGCCGTCTTGCAGCACCCCTCCGTGCACATAGCAAAGATCCTTTGCCGAACACAGGTGCCCCGTCGCGAGGTCGCAGAAGCAAAAACACGTTCTGTTTGTTCGAATGAAATGCGCGCCATCCCTGGTCATGACGCGCGTACCTGGAAGCAGTGCCTCGAGCTGCTCAATCGATGCGCCAGGCGCGCCAGCCGAACTGGCAGTGCTTAGCTCATGTGTTCCATTGAAAGGTAAAAAATGGTGTTTCATGTCCTCCTCCGTACTTAGGGTTGTGGGGTGGTTGCTGAACAATAAGTTCCAGCCATGCGGCCGTGAATGATTGCCGCTCACCGCATGGCTGTGACTATGCGATATCGCGTTCCATCACTGGGTCATGCTGAGCCTGGGATAGTTTTTCGGCGGGCCTGGCGCCGCAGGAAGCCTAGCGGCAGGCTCTGATAGTGACGCGGCTATGGACTGCTTGCCACGTGGCTGATATCTGCATTGGCCGCATGCCACGCCTGCACGCCGGACGTAGTCCGGCAGCATAGGCGTGAGATGCGCTATCCTTGACATTAGCCAGTTGCTGCAAACAGCACAAGCTGCCGCGATGCTTTACTGCACAGGCAGGCTTGGAACGCAGCTCGCCGGCGAATGGCTGGTGCAGCCGTTGAACTGGTTACTCCTCCCCATAGGGAAAACAGTAACCGCAGGCGGGACAGTCAATGCTCCAATACTGATTGATTGACCCGGAGTCGGCATTTTCCCAGTAGCGGTAGCGTGCCCATTCATGACCGCATCCGGGACACTCTCCTGGATAGCGCTCATCGTCCAGCTGCATACCTCCAGGTTCAACGCCGTTGCCAAATACTACGGTACTCATCTCAGCCTCCCTGTTTATTTGCCAGGTTGACGCATGGATGACTGCGCATCGCCCATTGCGGCAGCTTGCTGACCGATGCATGGAAAAGTGACGCGAGTGCCATGGCGTACGCCGAGACCCTGTGCCGTGCAGGACCCAGGAGCCGGCAGGTATGCGACATCTGCGGCCAGTCTGAAAGCAGGCGCGCCTTGGCTGGGCT comes from Janthinobacterium sp. 64 and encodes:
- a CDS encoding DUF7146 domain-containing protein, which codes for MEEMMRKEEFDERMRRMLPLAHGRWTSILAQCGVDERLLNHRNGPCPIAGCGGRDRFQYTDKFGEGNYFCRHCGAGGGFKLLQHWLRISAGETLRTVERVLNVLPEEAPGGAAQRAVHDTRRSRNKVWSETIPIRTGDEVDRYLANRGIALEHYPATLRLHPALPYFVRDGAAGKYVHVADFPAMVACLQGKDGGIVALHRTYLKNGAKAPVDEPKKLLGDAWFGSAVRLGEPTTELSVSEGIENGIAVLKRTGPPVWPALTAGNLEQIWIPDSVIKLRIYADNDADSCFDGQASAYFLARRLKKARRTTPIEVEVFVPKAPGSDWTNVFAATLCCNSKAA